The following nucleotide sequence is from Kosmotoga arenicorallina S304.
GGCTTCATGCCAATGACCCCCTTTCAAAGGAAGCCATGGAATTGCTGAAATCTTCCGGGTTTTTTGAAATTACCGCAGAGCATTTTGATAAAGAAGAGCTCATAAAGAACATGGATGACATAGAATTTCTCGTTGTAAGAAGTGCGACAAAGGTAACCTCTGACGTGCTGAATGCGGGTAAGAAGCTGAAGGTTGTAGGGCGAGCCGGAACCGGCCTGGACAATATAGATACAAAAACAGCAAAGGAACTGGGAATAAAAGTCTACAACACTCCTGGTGCCAACGCCATATCTGTGGCCGAATTAGCCTTAGGTCTTCTGCTTTCACTGGTGCGCCATATTCCCCGTGGCACTCAAGGGCTTAAAGAAGGCAAGTGGGAAAAGAAGGTGTTGAAAGGGCACGAAATTTTCGGAAAAACCCTTGGCATTATTGGTTTCGGCGCAATTGGAAGAGAAGTGGCAAAGCGGGCAGCAGGTTTTGGCATGAAAATCATTGCCTATGATCCTTTTGTCGAAGAAACTGACCTTCCCGTACATTTGACAAAAGAGCTAAATAATCTATTAAAAGAAGCTGATGTGATTACTTTGCATCTACCCTTAACCGAAGACACTAAACATATTATCGGTGAAAGCGAATTTGCAAACATGAAAGATGGTGTTATAATTATCAATGCTGCCAGGGGTGGCATTGTGGATGAGCAGGCTCTATACAATGCTCTGATAAGCGGAAAAGTCTCAGGAGCTGCCCTCGATGTTTTTGAAGTTGAACCACCGATTGATGAACTGAGAAGGAAATTGCTGGGTCTGGACAATGTGATAGCTACCCCTCATATTGGTGCTAGCACTCA
It contains:
- a CDS encoding hydroxyacid dehydrogenase, which produces MFRLHANDPLSKEAMELLKSSGFFEITAEHFDKEELIKNMDDIEFLVVRSATKVTSDVLNAGKKLKVVGRAGTGLDNIDTKTAKELGIKVYNTPGANAISVAELALGLLLSLVRHIPRGTQGLKEGKWEKKVLKGHEIFGKTLGIIGFGAIGREVAKRAAGFGMKIIAYDPFVEETDLPVHLTKELNNLLKEADVITLHLPLTEDTKHIIGESEFANMKDGVIIINAARGGIVDEQALYNALISGKVSGAALDVFEVEPPIDELRRKLLGLDNVIATPHIGASTHEGQTRVGILMARKLIEVAKEMSSL